In Halobaculum sp. XH14, a single genomic region encodes these proteins:
- a CDS encoding ABC transporter ATP-binding protein, translating into MAASGTPLLEVDGLQTSFYTEEGQVKAVDEVTYTIGRGERFGVVGESGAGKSVTSLSLMRLIDSPGRIEGGSIRFNSEVATAKLAREFPEGVATESRDGYIHVEEVRDDAGSVGTDPGAAVRERPGDVATEFHDGTLHVEAGHVDVLAAPSEAMRELRGGEIAMIFQDPHTALNPVYTVGEQIAEAIREHMDLDDEAVRERAIEMLEQVGIPDPAERYSDYPHQFSGGMQQRAVIAIALSCDPELIIADEPTTALDVTIEAQILELLEELSEEFGVAIQLITHDLGVVAELCERVMVMYAGRAVEKATVEELYYEPKHPYTVGLMGSIPRVGDQREKLDTIPGTMPDLVQLPPGCNFHPRCPYAEEVCTKRDPELYDTADGTIADESDPSVHGAACLEYVGELTEGLDFEVVVRDEATASADGGESP; encoded by the coding sequence ATGGCGGCCTCCGGCACCCCGCTGCTCGAGGTCGACGGGCTCCAGACGAGTTTCTACACCGAGGAGGGTCAGGTGAAGGCGGTCGACGAGGTCACCTACACCATCGGCCGCGGCGAGCGGTTCGGCGTCGTCGGCGAGTCCGGGGCCGGCAAGTCCGTGACCAGCCTCTCGCTCATGCGGCTCATCGACAGCCCGGGCCGCATCGAGGGCGGCAGCATCCGGTTCAACTCGGAGGTGGCGACCGCGAAGCTCGCCCGGGAGTTCCCCGAGGGCGTCGCCACCGAGAGCCGGGACGGCTACATCCACGTCGAGGAGGTCCGCGACGACGCCGGCAGCGTCGGCACCGACCCCGGCGCGGCCGTCAGGGAGCGCCCCGGCGACGTGGCGACCGAGTTCCACGACGGGACGCTCCACGTCGAGGCCGGCCACGTCGACGTGCTGGCCGCGCCGTCCGAGGCGATGCGGGAACTGCGGGGCGGGGAGATTGCGATGATCTTCCAGGACCCCCACACCGCGTTGAACCCGGTGTACACCGTCGGCGAGCAGATCGCCGAGGCGATCCGGGAGCACATGGACCTCGACGACGAGGCGGTCCGCGAGCGGGCGATCGAGATGCTCGAACAGGTCGGCATCCCCGACCCGGCCGAGCGCTACTCCGACTACCCCCACCAGTTCTCGGGCGGGATGCAACAGCGCGCGGTCATCGCCATCGCGCTGTCGTGTGACCCGGAGCTCATCATCGCCGACGAGCCGACGACCGCGCTCGACGTCACCATCGAAGCGCAGATCCTCGAACTGCTCGAGGAGCTCTCCGAGGAGTTCGGCGTCGCCATCCAGCTCATCACCCACGACCTGGGCGTCGTCGCCGAACTCTGTGAGCGCGTCATGGTCATGTACGCCGGGCGCGCCGTCGAGAAGGCGACCGTCGAGGAGCTGTACTACGAGCCCAAACACCCGTACACGGTCGGGCTGATGGGGTCGATCCCGCGCGTGGGCGACCAGCGCGAGAAGCTCGACACGATCCCGGGGACGATGCCGGACCTCGTCCAGCTTCCCCCGGGCTGTAACTTCCACCCGCGCTGTCCGTACGCCGAGGAGGTCTGCACGAAACGTGACCCCGAACTGTACGACACCGCGGACGGCACCATCGCGGACGAGTCCGACCCGTCGGTCCACGGCGCGGCGTGCCTGGAGTACGTCGGCGAACTGACCGAGGGGCTCGACTTCGAGGTGGTCGTGCGGGACGAGGCGACCGCCTCGGCCGACGGGGGTGAGTCCCCGTGA
- a CDS encoding ABC transporter permease: MSHEPSRSPTTDRGRIRVTGFDATELADRGELFDWEPEESTTARSRRARAWKRFKRNRTALFGLGVIALMALSTIFARPIVIEGITVQPFSLAPFDPSASNFNALDQAPSATHPFGTDWSGKDIFSRVLYGGRFSLSIGFITIGIALSVGVPLGSIAGYYGGWIDEIIMRVVDVLYAFPFLVLAIALIAVLGQGFWKLILALVLVVWIGYARLIRGEILSIKENEYVTAARALGARDRSIIFRHVVPNALAPVIVQATLGVGTIVLSAAALGFLGLGLPPGTSEWGSMLSSGRQSLIQGQWWITVAPGLAIFLFVLSINLVGDGVRDALDPQDTGGSAEQGVR, encoded by the coding sequence ATGTCTCACGAACCATCCAGATCACCGACGACCGACCGCGGCCGGATCCGGGTGACCGGGTTCGACGCGACCGAACTCGCCGACCGCGGCGAGCTGTTCGACTGGGAACCGGAAGAGAGCACGACCGCCCGCTCACGACGCGCCCGCGCGTGGAAGCGCTTCAAGCGGAATCGGACCGCGCTGTTCGGGCTGGGGGTCATCGCGCTGATGGCGCTCTCGACGATCTTCGCCCGACCGATCGTCATCGAGGGCATCACCGTCCAGCCGTTCTCGCTGGCGCCGTTCGACCCGAGCGCGTCGAACTTCAACGCGCTGGACCAGGCACCGTCGGCGACCCACCCGTTCGGGACCGACTGGTCCGGGAAGGACATCTTCTCGCGGGTGCTGTACGGCGGCCGGTTCAGCCTCTCGATCGGCTTCATCACCATCGGCATCGCGCTGTCGGTCGGCGTCCCGCTCGGCTCGATCGCGGGCTACTACGGCGGCTGGATCGACGAGATCATCATGCGCGTCGTCGACGTCCTGTACGCGTTCCCGTTCCTCGTGCTCGCAATCGCGCTCATCGCGGTGCTGGGCCAGGGGTTCTGGAAGCTGATCCTCGCGCTGGTGCTGGTCGTCTGGATCGGCTACGCCAGGCTGATCCGCGGTGAGATCCTCTCGATCAAGGAGAACGAGTACGTCACCGCCGCCAGGGCGCTCGGCGCGCGCGACCGCTCGATCATCTTCCGGCACGTCGTGCCGAACGCGCTCGCGCCGGTCATCGTGCAGGCGACGCTCGGCGTCGGGACCATCGTGCTCTCGGCGGCCGCGCTCGGCTTCCTCGGGCTGGGACTGCCGCCGGGCACCTCGGAGTGGGGGAGCATGCTCTCCTCGGGCCGCCAGAGCCTCATCCAGGGGCAGTGGTGGATCACCGTCGCGCCGGGGCTCGCGATCTTCCTCTTCGTGCTCTCGATCAACCTCGTCGGCGACGGCGTCCGGGACGCGCTCGACCCACAGGACACCGGTGGCAGTGCGGAACAGGGGGTCCGCTGA
- a CDS encoding ABC transporter permease, with amino-acid sequence MSLQRYLVKRLLVTIPVLFGVSVLTFSLTKLLPGTPVDYILQFQEATPELRAQLEAQYNLDEPIYVQYWLWLKDAVLLDFGESVISDRSVSGAIIARLPDTFVLGLAGFTIAIGIGIPAGIVSAVKKGETADEVSRVGALLGIATPNFWLGLMLLLVFSVQLGLFRVIPPDKPVLSLAMFKFMILPAITLGTASAALIMRLMRSSMVEELNKDYVRTARAKGLSERTVVLKHVLRNSLISVVTVAALQIAFLVDGAVVVETVFSWPGLGRLLIGAINQRDFPILQATVLLIATTIVFANLLADIAYSWLDPRIRY; translated from the coding sequence ATGTCACTTCAACGCTATCTCGTCAAGCGGTTGCTGGTCACCATCCCCGTCCTGTTCGGGGTGTCGGTACTGACGTTCTCGCTCACGAAGCTGCTGCCGGGGACGCCGGTCGACTACATCCTGCAGTTTCAGGAGGCGACCCCGGAGCTGCGCGCACAGCTCGAGGCACAGTACAACCTCGACGAACCGATCTACGTCCAGTACTGGCTCTGGCTCAAGGACGCCGTCCTCCTGGACTTCGGGGAGTCGGTCATCTCCGACCGGAGCGTGAGCGGGGCGATCATCGCGCGGCTGCCCGACACGTTCGTGCTCGGTCTGGCAGGGTTCACGATCGCCATCGGGATCGGCATCCCCGCCGGCATCGTCTCGGCCGTCAAGAAGGGCGAGACGGCCGACGAGGTGAGCCGGGTCGGCGCGCTGCTCGGGATCGCAACGCCGAACTTCTGGCTCGGCCTGATGCTGCTTCTGGTGTTCAGCGTACAGCTCGGCCTCTTCCGGGTGATCCCGCCCGACAAGCCGGTGCTCTCGCTCGCGATGTTCAAGTTCATGATCCTGCCGGCGATCACGCTGGGCACCGCCTCCGCGGCGCTCATCATGCGGCTGATGCGCTCGTCGATGGTGGAGGAGCTGAACAAGGACTACGTCCGCACCGCCCGCGCGAAAGGGCTGTCCGAGCGAACGGTGGTCCTGAAACACGTGTTGCGGAACTCGCTCATCTCGGTCGTGACCGTCGCGGCCCTGCAGATCGCCTTCCTCGTCGACGGCGCGGTCGTCGTCGAGACGGTGTTCTCCTGGCCCGGCCTCGGGCGGCTGCTCATCGGCGCGATCAACCAGCGGGACTTCCCCATCCTCCAGGCCACCGTACTGCTCATCGCAACGACGATCGTGTTCGCGAACCTGCTCGCGGACATCGCCTACTCGTGGCTCGACCCACGGATTCGCTACTGA
- a CDS encoding ABC transporter substrate-binding protein, which translates to MPQDDTRERFDINRRRLVQSLGVGGVAGLAGCAGGGDGTDTPGESTPTPEDETPTPADPDAVQMGGELIATFGADVKNFDPTAANDTTSSKAFGLVYEPLVAVDFSGAPQPVLAESVEQLEGDLMWQITLREGITFHDGSELTAADVKATFERYEGTSREADVYNWYSSSTIQDDYTLDVELSAQYAPLKFAMAGVPITPEAVANGDLDLTEDPIGTGPYVFEEHQPDELFRISRNDDYWFTGSDSMPEQPPIETVTFRVITEQSAQLAALQAGDVDLINNVPAESYSDLQDNEDFTVTERTQGGFDFLAFPTNVSPWDNAKVRRGVSRLVPREAIVESVYNGIGSPAYSPISPLAAQFTSTEFNQRMGEEYLGYDTEQAATLLEEGLNEAGVETPFQTTMITNQNPQRVRWCQLIQESLNSTDFFEVSLEQYEWNTFTGIVLAEDSADQNHLMALGWSAGWDADAYVHNLFHTDQFTPACCNLAHYESEEANSLIEQGLQTYDLDERATIYQDLMELVCEEAPMTYIRYGKSMDAFRSDVVKGWQTYPIDSGEFNGVYSPTGAFTYVDK; encoded by the coding sequence ATGCCTCAGGATGACACCCGAGAGCGTTTCGACATCAACAGGCGTCGGCTCGTCCAGTCGCTGGGCGTGGGCGGCGTAGCGGGGCTCGCCGGCTGTGCCGGCGGCGGGGACGGCACGGACACGCCGGGCGAGTCCACGCCGACTCCCGAGGACGAGACGCCCACGCCGGCCGACCCCGACGCGGTGCAGATGGGCGGGGAGCTCATCGCGACGTTCGGGGCCGACGTCAAGAACTTCGACCCGACGGCCGCCAACGACACCACCTCGAGCAAGGCGTTCGGGCTCGTCTACGAGCCGCTCGTCGCGGTGGACTTCAGCGGGGCACCACAGCCGGTGCTCGCCGAATCCGTCGAGCAGCTCGAGGGCGATCTCATGTGGCAGATCACGCTCCGTGAGGGCATCACGTTCCACGACGGCTCCGAGCTCACCGCCGCCGACGTGAAGGCGACGTTCGAGCGCTACGAGGGCACCTCCCGCGAGGCCGACGTGTACAACTGGTACAGCAGTTCCACGATCCAGGACGACTACACGCTGGACGTCGAGCTGTCCGCCCAGTACGCCCCCCTCAAGTTCGCGATGGCGGGCGTGCCGATCACGCCGGAGGCGGTCGCGAACGGCGATCTCGACCTGACCGAGGACCCGATCGGGACGGGCCCGTACGTGTTCGAGGAGCACCAGCCCGACGAGCTGTTCCGCATCTCGCGGAACGACGACTACTGGTTCACCGGGAGCGACTCGATGCCCGAGCAGCCGCCGATCGAGACGGTCACGTTCCGCGTCATCACCGAGCAGTCGGCACAGCTGGCCGCGCTGCAGGCCGGCGACGTGGACCTGATCAACAACGTGCCCGCCGAGAGCTACTCGGACCTGCAGGACAACGAGGACTTCACCGTCACCGAGCGGACCCAGGGCGGGTTCGACTTTCTGGCGTTCCCGACGAACGTCTCCCCGTGGGACAACGCGAAGGTCCGCCGGGGCGTCTCCCGACTGGTGCCGCGCGAGGCGATCGTCGAATCCGTGTACAACGGCATCGGGAGCCCGGCGTACTCGCCGATCTCGCCGCTGGCCGCCCAGTTCACCTCGACCGAGTTCAACCAGCGGATGGGCGAGGAGTACCTGGGCTACGACACCGAACAGGCTGCCACGCTCCTCGAGGAGGGGCTCAACGAGGCCGGCGTCGAGACGCCGTTCCAGACGACGATGATCACCAACCAGAACCCCCAGCGGGTTCGCTGGTGTCAGCTGATCCAGGAGAGCCTGAACAGCACGGACTTCTTCGAGGTGTCGCTCGAGCAGTACGAGTGGAACACGTTCACCGGCATCGTGCTCGCGGAGGACTCGGCCGACCAGAACCACCTGATGGCGCTCGGCTGGTCCGCGGGCTGGGACGCGGACGCGTACGTCCACAACCTGTTCCACACCGACCAGTTCACGCCGGCCTGCTGTAACCTCGCCCACTACGAGTCGGAGGAGGCGAACTCGCTCATCGAGCAGGGGCTCCAGACGTACGACCTCGACGAGCGCGCCACCATCTACCAGGACCTGATGGAGCTGGTGTGTGAGGAAGCGCCGATGACGTACATCCGGTACGGGAAGTCGATGGACGCGTTCCGGTCCGACGTGGTGAAGGGCTGGCAGACGTATCCGATCGACAGCGGGGAGTTCAACGGCGTCTACTCGCCGACGGGAGCGTTCACCTACGTCGACAAGTAA
- the ggt gene encoding gamma-glutamyltransferase, producing the protein MSEPDLDRFASRRSTVYGQRGVVATSQPLASQAGISVLEDGGNAFDAAVATAAALNVVEPTSTGLGGDVFALYRTADGEVGAMRSCGPAPADATIENVREAVAEGEDVDPADAEMPATGAHAVTVPGTARGWETTVETFGEKSLAELLRPAIRYATEGYPVSEVVAAQWQHGEELFESSHAREAFLFDGEAPATGRTVTLPKLGATMERIAAEGADVVYEGDVAEAIAEEVQAGGGFMTTEDLADFEPEFLDPVSTTYNGVEVFELPPNNQGLIALEALNVAEALGAGEHDVDSPERVHYFSEALKLAFRDGHRYITDPEFEDHPPLASKEWAKRRASEVGERANRDVSFGVPDANAEDADTVLLCVADDEGNVVSYINSRFAGFGSGLVAGDTGIALQNRGASFSLDPDHPNSLEPGKRPFHTLIPALADFAPDDDATDDWAAFGVMGGYMQPQGHLQVVSNLVDYDLPLQAALDRPRWRYREDDTLALEPHFDSHVAAKLARKGHDVATLPAGLFGGAQIVRNEDGTLSAATEPRKDGNAQGY; encoded by the coding sequence ATGAGCGAACCCGACCTCGACCGCTTCGCCTCGCGCCGCTCGACGGTCTACGGCCAGCGGGGCGTCGTCGCCACCAGCCAGCCGCTCGCGTCGCAGGCGGGCATCTCCGTGCTCGAAGACGGCGGCAACGCTTTCGACGCCGCCGTCGCAACCGCGGCCGCGCTGAACGTCGTCGAACCCACCTCGACCGGCCTCGGGGGCGACGTGTTCGCCCTCTACCGCACGGCCGACGGCGAGGTGGGCGCGATGCGCTCGTGCGGCCCGGCGCCGGCCGACGCCACCATCGAGAACGTCCGCGAGGCGGTCGCCGAGGGGGAGGACGTCGACCCCGCGGACGCCGAGATGCCCGCGACGGGCGCGCACGCGGTGACGGTGCCCGGAACCGCCCGCGGCTGGGAGACGACCGTCGAGACGTTCGGCGAGAAGTCGCTGGCGGAACTGCTTCGGCCGGCGATCCGGTACGCCACGGAGGGCTACCCGGTCTCGGAGGTCGTCGCCGCCCAGTGGCAGCACGGCGAGGAGCTATTCGAATCGTCCCACGCACGCGAAGCGTTCCTGTTCGACGGCGAGGCCCCCGCGACCGGCCGGACCGTCACGCTCCCGAAGCTCGGGGCGACGATGGAGCGGATCGCGGCCGAGGGCGCGGACGTCGTGTACGAGGGCGACGTCGCCGAGGCGATCGCCGAGGAAGTGCAGGCCGGCGGCGGGTTCATGACGACCGAGGACCTCGCAGACTTCGAGCCGGAGTTTCTCGACCCCGTGTCGACGACGTACAACGGCGTCGAGGTGTTCGAACTCCCGCCGAACAACCAGGGGCTCATCGCGCTGGAGGCGCTCAACGTCGCCGAGGCACTCGGCGCGGGCGAGCACGACGTCGACTCGCCCGAGCGGGTCCACTACTTCTCGGAGGCGCTGAAGCTCGCGTTCCGCGACGGCCACCGCTACATCACCGACCCCGAGTTCGAGGACCACCCGCCCCTCGCCTCGAAGGAGTGGGCGAAAAGGCGCGCGAGCGAGGTCGGCGAACGTGCCAACCGGGACGTGAGCTTCGGCGTCCCCGACGCGAACGCGGAGGACGCCGACACCGTGCTGCTGTGTGTCGCCGACGACGAAGGGAACGTCGTCTCCTACATCAACTCCCGCTTCGCCGGCTTCGGCTCCGGGCTGGTCGCGGGCGACACGGGCATCGCGCTCCAGAACCGCGGCGCCTCCTTCTCGCTCGACCCCGACCACCCGAACTCGCTGGAACCCGGAAAGCGTCCGTTCCACACACTGATCCCGGCGCTGGCGGACTTCGCGCCCGACGACGACGCGACGGACGACTGGGCCGCGTTCGGCGTCATGGGCGGCTACATGCAGCCCCAGGGCCACCTCCAGGTCGTCTCCAACCTCGTCGACTACGACCTGCCGCTCCAGGCGGCGCTCGACCGGCCGCGCTGGCGCTACCGCGAGGACGACACGCTCGCGCTGGAGCCGCACTTCGACTCCCACGTCGCCGCGAAACTCGCCCGGAAGGGCCACGACGTGGCGACGCTGCCGGCGGGGCTGTTCGGCGGCGCACAGATCGTTCGCAACGAGGACGGGACGCTCTCGGCGGCGACCGAGCCCCGGAAGGACGGGAACGCGCAGGGCTACTGA
- a CDS encoding methyl-accepting chemotaxis protein, with the protein MNVDPRRSYTAKVVVGVAAVLLVGGLVGAAVYVDVTGQVRTEQRDGLDGQASMQGSVLDTVLHDAKRSAEATASEVGRVSTATTDQEARQWELQAVLRDRSLGSDRVIAVHYAKYGGEIEASSDSDLAGATLDEIGLAPPPNATEIVDYVERDGHRSWVLYTRVNTGGTVVTELNVTAISTQLETMVPGSRTRLVTGNGTVTLDTESPDAVGTQHVAGSGVQSPAVVAALNDTNGTRTVAGGESGSGDDAVVAYRAMGESDWAVVSSAPPSTLFGLADAVGVRIIGLLVVVGLLLFGFGFVVERPTVLALRDLTDTARDLEAGELDREIESDREDELGELYAGFDAMRVGLRERIDEAEAAEAEALGAKQEAEHLSSHLEEKTAHYGSVIERVGDGDLTARVDPESDAAAIRRLGRELNDVLDELAGTVAEVQSFADAVRDASGDLAQSATEVGQVSGQVATSMTDVSAETEEQRERLSEAADEMNTVSATVEEVASTAGGVASTAEETAEEAREGRVAAEEAVDAVADVEDRTESAVGEVETLVERMEEISEVIERVSTIADRTNLIALNANIEAARAEAGSEGFAVVADEVKSLATEAQTHAEEVETQLTAIREQTETTARDMRDARARLGDGSETVDTATDSLRSVADLVEEANDGMQEINGATDDQAASAEEVAAMMDDVRETARETASEADGVAAAAEEQTTSIEEVVGVADDLAERALELDEALSQFETDREDATVASGATFDAGSDGARPTPDDGEGMEWVGDGPADDADGTPIRGDAAATDGGSE; encoded by the coding sequence ATGAACGTCGACCCGCGCCGGAGCTACACCGCGAAGGTAGTCGTCGGCGTCGCGGCCGTGCTCCTGGTCGGTGGGCTGGTCGGCGCGGCCGTCTACGTGGACGTGACCGGGCAGGTTCGCACCGAACAGCGCGACGGGCTCGACGGGCAGGCGAGCATGCAGGGGAGCGTCCTCGACACGGTCCTGCACGACGCGAAGCGGTCGGCCGAGGCGACCGCCAGCGAGGTCGGCCGCGTCTCGACCGCGACGACCGACCAGGAGGCCCGCCAGTGGGAGCTTCAGGCGGTGCTCCGCGACCGTTCGCTCGGCTCCGATCGCGTCATCGCCGTCCACTACGCCAAGTACGGCGGCGAGATCGAGGCGAGTTCCGACAGCGACCTCGCCGGGGCGACGCTCGACGAGATCGGGCTGGCACCGCCCCCGAACGCGACCGAGATCGTCGACTACGTCGAGCGCGACGGCCACCGCTCGTGGGTGCTGTACACCCGCGTGAACACCGGCGGAACCGTGGTGACCGAGCTGAACGTTACGGCCATCTCGACCCAGTTAGAGACGATGGTGCCCGGCTCCCGCACGCGACTCGTCACCGGCAACGGCACCGTCACCCTGGACACTGAATCGCCCGACGCGGTCGGGACCCAGCACGTCGCGGGGAGCGGCGTCCAGTCGCCGGCCGTCGTCGCGGCGCTGAACGACACGAACGGAACGCGGACCGTCGCGGGCGGGGAGTCGGGCTCGGGCGACGACGCCGTCGTCGCCTACCGGGCGATGGGCGAATCCGACTGGGCGGTCGTCTCCAGCGCGCCGCCCTCCACGCTGTTCGGGCTCGCCGACGCGGTCGGCGTCCGCATCATCGGGCTGCTCGTCGTCGTCGGGCTGCTGCTGTTCGGGTTCGGGTTCGTCGTCGAGCGTCCGACCGTCCTCGCGCTCCGGGACCTGACCGACACCGCGCGCGATCTGGAGGCGGGCGAACTCGACCGGGAGATAGAGAGCGACCGCGAGGACGAGCTCGGGGAGCTCTACGCCGGCTTCGACGCGATGCGCGTCGGGCTCCGGGAGCGCATCGACGAGGCGGAGGCGGCGGAGGCCGAGGCGCTCGGCGCCAAGCAGGAGGCCGAACACCTCAGCTCACACCTGGAGGAGAAGACCGCCCACTACGGCTCGGTCATCGAGCGCGTCGGCGACGGAGACCTCACCGCGCGCGTGGACCCCGAGAGCGACGCGGCGGCGATCAGGCGGCTCGGCAGGGAGCTGAACGACGTGCTCGACGAGCTCGCCGGGACCGTCGCGGAGGTGCAGTCGTTCGCCGACGCCGTCCGGGACGCCAGCGGCGACCTCGCGCAAAGCGCCACGGAGGTCGGGCAGGTGAGCGGACAGGTCGCCACGTCGATGACTGACGTCAGCGCGGAGACGGAGGAGCAGCGCGAGCGGCTGAGCGAGGCGGCCGACGAGATGAACACCGTCTCGGCGACCGTCGAGGAGGTCGCCTCCACCGCCGGCGGGGTCGCCTCCACCGCCGAGGAGACCGCCGAGGAGGCCCGCGAGGGGAGAGTCGCCGCCGAGGAGGCCGTCGACGCCGTCGCGGACGTGGAAGACCGGACCGAGTCCGCGGTCGGCGAGGTGGAGACGCTCGTCGAGCGGATGGAGGAGATCAGCGAGGTCATCGAGCGCGTCTCGACCATCGCGGACAGGACGAACCTGATCGCGCTCAACGCGAACATCGAGGCGGCCCGCGCCGAGGCCGGCAGCGAGGGCTTCGCGGTCGTCGCCGATGAGGTGAAGTCGCTCGCCACGGAAGCCCAGACGCACGCCGAGGAGGTCGAGACGCAGCTCACCGCGATCCGCGAACAGACCGAGACGACCGCCCGCGACATGCGGGACGCCCGGGCACGACTCGGGGACGGCTCGGAGACGGTCGACACCGCCACGGACTCGCTCCGCTCGGTCGCCGACCTGGTTGAGGAGGCGAACGACGGGATGCAGGAGATCAACGGCGCGACCGACGACCAGGCCGCGAGCGCCGAGGAGGTCGCGGCGATGATGGACGACGTGCGCGAGACCGCCCGCGAGACGGCGAGCGAGGCCGACGGCGTGGCCGCCGCGGCCGAAGAGCAGACCACCTCCATCGAGGAGGTCGTCGGCGTCGCGGACGACCTGGCCGAGCGCGCGCTCGAACTCGACGAGGCACTCTCGCAGTTCGAGACCGACCGCGAGGACGCGACGGTCGCGTCAGGGGCGACGTTCGATGCTGGTTCGGACGGCGCCCGCCCGACTCCCGACGACGGCGAAGGGATGGAGTGGGTCGGCGACGGCCCGGCCGACGACGCGGACGGGACCCCGATCCGCGGCGACGCGGCCGCCACCGACGGCGGGAGCGAGTAG
- a CDS encoding M28 family peptidase produces the protein MHLPDAVVGDARTSGFAWDTLTDLVDVGNRMAGQEGERNGAMVVRDAFADAGLCDPHVEEFEIPGWWRGDSVLEIHEPSERVHAGQQDVLALPGCPAGEATGTVVDVGDGTYEEFEARADDLDGAVALASSNTPEEADRWIHRMEKYVNAADHGAVAFLFRNHVEGSVPPTGEVGYHQRPGPIPALGVSREVGARLARYAEEGCEVTVSVDCRNEPTSSRNVVADVGPDTEEAVLLTAHVDAHDISDGANDNGAGSALVAEVGRLLADVDLDTRVRCITFGSEEIGLWGAYHAAETLDLDSVKCVVNLDGAGSSRSLRVGSNGFDSVESVFADVTDDLNAPLVTDDTVSPHGDQWAFVQEGVPAVMTSTVSESSGRGWGHTHADTLDKLDPRDLPDVAVLVAEAVARLASDDAETPHRTRSEMAEAIDDGYVQELKMGGRWPYDDLD, from the coding sequence ATGCACCTTCCCGACGCCGTCGTCGGCGACGCACGGACGAGCGGGTTCGCGTGGGACACGCTCACCGACCTCGTGGACGTCGGCAACCGGATGGCCGGACAGGAGGGCGAACGAAACGGCGCGATGGTCGTCCGCGACGCGTTCGCGGACGCGGGGCTGTGCGACCCACACGTCGAGGAGTTCGAGATCCCCGGGTGGTGGCGCGGCGACTCCGTGCTCGAGATTCACGAGCCGAGCGAGCGCGTCCACGCGGGCCAGCAGGACGTGCTCGCGCTCCCGGGCTGTCCGGCCGGCGAGGCGACCGGCACGGTGGTCGACGTGGGCGACGGCACCTACGAGGAGTTCGAGGCGCGCGCGGACGACCTCGACGGCGCGGTCGCGCTGGCCTCCTCGAACACGCCCGAGGAGGCCGACCGCTGGATCCACCGCATGGAGAAGTACGTCAACGCGGCCGACCACGGCGCGGTCGCGTTCCTGTTCCGCAACCACGTCGAGGGGTCGGTGCCGCCGACGGGGGAGGTCGGCTACCACCAGCGACCCGGCCCGATCCCCGCGCTGGGCGTCTCCCGCGAAGTCGGGGCACGACTCGCCCGCTACGCCGAGGAGGGCTGTGAGGTCACGGTGTCCGTCGACTGCCGGAACGAACCGACGTCCTCGCGGAACGTCGTCGCCGACGTTGGTCCCGACACCGAGGAGGCGGTCCTCCTCACGGCCCACGTCGACGCCCACGACATCAGCGACGGCGCGAACGACAACGGCGCGGGCTCGGCGCTCGTCGCCGAGGTCGGCCGCCTGCTGGCCGACGTCGACCTCGACACGCGGGTCCGCTGCATCACGTTCGGCTCGGAGGAGATCGGCCTCTGGGGCGCCTACCACGCCGCGGAGACGCTCGACCTCGACTCGGTGAAGTGCGTCGTGAACCTCGACGGCGCGGGCTCCAGCCGGTCGCTCAGGGTCGGCTCGAACGGCTTCGACTCGGTGGAGTCGGTGTTCGCCGACGTGACCGACGACCTGAACGCGCCGCTGGTGACCGACGACACGGTCTCCCCGCACGGCGACCAGTGGGCGTTCGTCCAGGAGGGCGTCCCGGCGGTGATGACCTCGACCGTCTCGGAGTCGTCGGGCCGCGGCTGGGGCCACACCCACGCCGACACGCTCGACAAACTCGACCCGCGTGACCTCCCGGACGTGGCCGTCCTCGTCGCCGAGGCGGTCGCCCGCCTCGCCAGCGACGACGCGGAGACGCCACACCGGACCCGCTCGGAGATGGCCGAGGCCATCGACGACGGCTACGTGCAGGAACTGAAGATGGGCGGGCGCTGGCCGTACGACGACCTGGACTAG
- a CDS encoding DUF2250 domain-containing protein: MPEPSTLTDTDRRVLAYLRESGADYPALVAGNTGAHIPLVERRIAVLEDLGLLEAVTDESVYRITPAGEAALDGPDAERRNGHSTADVE, translated from the coding sequence ATGCCGGAGCCCAGTACGCTTACCGACACGGACAGGCGCGTCCTCGCCTACCTCCGGGAGTCGGGCGCGGACTACCCGGCGCTCGTCGCCGGCAACACGGGTGCACACATTCCCCTCGTCGAGCGCCGCATCGCGGTGCTGGAGGACCTGGGCCTGCTGGAGGCCGTCACGGACGAGTCGGTCTACCGCATCACGCCCGCGGGCGAGGCCGCCCTCGACGGCCCGGACGCCGAACGGCGCAACGGCCACTCGACCGCCGACGTGGAGTGA